The sequence below is a genomic window from Cucumis melo cultivar AY chromosome 5, USDA_Cmelo_AY_1.0, whole genome shotgun sequence.
CTTGGTATTTTATACGGTGGACCCtaggctttttctgttttcgaaattgttctatacagtgtaaagaCTTTGTcgctttgttctatttttgaaaagaccccttaataaaaatgatttctaattattaattatcattAAATGTAATCAAATGTGAATAATGTATTAATATGAAATCTCTTTATCTATTTAtatctaaaaagaaaaacactctaaaattatgattttacctttaatttataattacattaatttcaaaagttttGGAATTTTAGTAGTTTTGTAATGTCATTCTTATTACTGTAAAAGGAGTCTTCTTCACtacatttttcaaaacttgtcTTCTCTTGGTTTCTTTTGCATACAACCTAATTTCTCTTGAAAttccttttttaatttaaagaatGATAGGTAATGACCTTTTTTTTGTTCCTTCATCTACACTTTTTCCTCTAGAAAATTCTTTTTTACATGATTGGCAGACAAAGACAAAAATTATTAAGGACTTTCGCATTGCACTTCAAGAGTTTTTAGTAACTATGTATCTCTTCCTCTCATGCTACCAAATGTTTGGGGAATGATTTTGCAAATTAGAagattatttttagaaaaaaaggtTTGAAGACTATTTTTGTGTCTTTGTAGACCATCAATATGAATGTTTTCTTTGTTATGATATTTTCATTATTGACTTGGTTCTTTTTTTGTACTAAAGAAAGATGAGCTAGCACACCATGATATAGGCTTAATTACTTTGTAACTACAAAtatgtttttatgtttttcattttcttttagttGATATACTAATCTTCTTCTTgctacaataataataaattatgtGAAGTACTTTATTTTATGATATATTTTAGAATCAAAGTAACTTatctttaaagaaaatatttttcataatttaagaaattttgtgTTGATTAccatctctttttcttttttaaatattatgtaTTATAGAACTCATTAAATTACTTAGAAGTCTTATCTTTCAAATACAAAAATCTTAACATTCTCAccttttccctttttccttttaGGTTAATTTTTTTCGATGTTTATTAAAGGTACATGAAATcttatttttcaaatacaaaaatcTTAACCCTTCTCTTATTTTAGcaattttttttacttcttaAATTATCTTTGCATATATAAATTTTCAAAGAgaatctaaaaagaaaaaaaaatataattcaaataTGAATGTGACAGATCATgatattgaaaaatatttgaagtatCATGGGCATCGCACATGTTAAATACTAGTTTTCTTAAAAAGTAATTGTCAGGGAGAGAACAAATGGTCAACTTTGAAAAAATATAACTACTGTCTAGTAATTGCTCCATTAAATTATCgaaacattttcaaaattagtaaaataaactagaatgtttaaaaaatttaataagagtTTAGTTTATATCAATGATAGGCACCGATACAAGTCTAACTAAcgaaaattttgctatattattTCTTAGTActtattttatcatttacaatCGTTTTCCTTAAATATATCATTATTAATATAGTAGTTATATTGAATCGGTAAAAAGTAATCTAGAAACACAAAAGTTTTACTACAAATGGGTATAAATTAGTTTGAATAATTCGTCTCACATTTCTcaacttttttctaaaaaaaattaagggaAAATTACATTTTTAGTACCTAAGTTTGATGAATATGTGCTTTTGATCTATGAGTTTCAAAAATTGACCTCTTTAGTCCCTAGGTTTATAACAATAGACTCATTTGGTCCTcgagttttaaaaaaaagtatctTTTTAGTCATTTAAAAAATAGGTTTATTATAAGGCCCTAAAATGtattttatgtttgattttttaaaaataattatatgatatttaaagttttaaaaacttttttagaaaggatataattttttagaagttattcttctaatttaaaatgtcatataattatttaaattaaaagtataaaattatTTGAGAGGTAagctaatttttaaaaattcagtaactaaaaagatatattttgaaaactcGTGGACTAAATGagtttattcttttaaaacttGGAGACTAAACATTCTACTATGGGACAAAGGTAATTTTCCCAAAAATTAATAAACATAATTTAGGTCAAGTGgaaaataataaagataaaATTGTCCACATGTCTCTTTTACTCCACTATTTTTGGAGGCTTGGTCAACCACAAATTTAAATATGGGACGAGACATTTTGTTTGGATAGGAATGCTTGCATTCTTCTAAAAAACGATCGGTAGGGAAACATAAAAGGCTAGAAAGTAGGAGGAGTTGGAGAAAAACTTGGAATCGGAAATGGTTGAGAAATTGTATATAAATGAAGGATTGGAAGGGTTTAGCCATCAGGGAACGGACAACAACCCATCTTGGATATACATAGCCTGCTCGAGAATAAGAGCAGTGATTTGAAAAATATAGACGAAAAGAAGGGAGAGGTAGAAGATGGCTGGGTTGATGTTTACCACGCTGCTTTGCCTCTCGGCTGCAGCAATGACGACGATGGTCCGTGGTGAAGATCCTTATTTCTTCTTCACATGGAATGTAACCTATGGCACCATCTCTCCCTTGGGCGTTCCCCAACAAGGCATTCTTATCAATGGTCAATTCCCCGGACCTAATATAAACTCCACAACCAATAATAACTTAGTCATTAACGTCTTCAATAACCTCGACGAACCTTTCCTTCTACATTGGTATATATATGGAACTGCCACTTATATTCTCATTATATTTACTAATGTAACTAGCTTTTAACTTGTTAATAAATTGGAATGGCACTTGCAGGAGCGGAATTCAGCACAGGAAGAACTCTTGGCAAGATGGGCTACTTGGAACCAATTGCCCAATCCCACCGGGAACGAACTTCACCTACCATTTCCAAGTTAAGGACCAAATTGGAAGCTTCTTCTACTATCCATCAACTGCCATGCACAGGGCAGCCGGAGGCTTTGGTGGCCTCCGTGTGAATAGTCGTTTACTCATTCCTGTTCCCTATGCTGACCCTGAAGATGATTACACTGTCCTTATTGGTGATTGGTACACCAAGAGTCACACCACACTCAAGCAATTTTTGGATAGCGGTCGCTCCATTGCTAGACCCGACGGTGTCCTCATCAATGGAAAGACTGCAAAGGGTGACGGAACTGATGAGCCACTCTTCACCATGAAGCCTGGAAAGACTTACAAGTATCGAGTTTGCAACGTGGGTCTCAAGACATCTCTCAACTTTAGATTCCAAGGACACACCATGAAGTTGGTAGAGATGGAGGGTTCTCATACAGTGCAAAACGATTACAAATCACTTGACGTCCATGTAGGGCAATGCTTTTCAGTGCTAGTCACAGCCGACCAGGAGCCCAAAGATTATTACATGGTTGCATCAACTAGGTTTATTAAGAGCGCTCTTGTTGGTAAAGGAATTGTTCGATATACCAATGGAAAAGGTCCTGCCTCTCCTGAACTTCCAAACGCACCCATGGGTTGGGCTTGGTCCCTCAATCAATTTCGTACCTTCCGTTGGAACCTCACTGCCAGTGCTGCAAGGCCTAATCCTCAAGGCTCCTACCATTATGGTTCCATCAACATTACTCGTACCATTAAGCTTGTCAATTCAGCTAGTAAGGTGGATGGTAAGCTACGATATGCCatcaatggtgtctcacatgTTGATCCTGAAACTCCATTGAAGCTTGCTGAGTACTTTGGAGTCACTGACAAGGTGTTCAAGTACGACACCATTTCTGATGAGGGGCTAGCCGAAGGTGCAACCACTGTGACTGTTGCTCCTAATGTTGTTAATACAACTTTCCGCAACTTCATAGAAATTATTTTTGAGAACCACGAGAAGAGCCTCCAGTCATGGCATTTGGATGGCTACTCATTCTTTGCTGTGGCGTAAGTATTGTGGGTTTGAACAATTAGTGTGTTAAAATACAACTTAGCCATTActataatgattttttttaaatattctacaGCATTGAGCCTGGGAGATGGACTCCAGAAAAACGATCAGACTACAATCTTCTTGATGCTGTGAGCAGACATACAATCCAAGTGTTCCCTAAGTCGTGGGCAGCCATACTTCTTACATTTGACAATGCTGGAATGTGGAACTTGAGGTCCGAATTGGCAGAAAATCGTTACTTGGGACAACAACTCTACATGAGTGTGCAATCACCAGCTCGCTCCCTCAGAGACGAGTACAATATTCCAGACAATACTTTGCTATGTGGTTTAGTGAAGGACTTGCCATTACCAAAACCATATACCATTTGAGATGATCCATCCATTCCTTTCTCACTCCATTTGAGATATTATCATGATACATATCACATAATTTTGGAGAAGCTGAATTTTCTTGTATATGATTGGTTgcgagaaaaaataaaaagaatatttcCTTCTAATTGATATCTTTGTAGTACAGAACCTTTAttttgggttgaattttgaaataaattaaatattctttttcctttattaagGTTCCTTTGTTGAAGCATATTTGATCCAAGTActtctttctaaaaaaaaaatagaaaaatggaCAAATCATTTACACCCGAAATTGagaagtgtaaatattttattaatttttctattttttaccatttctatatgattcaaatatataatttcCAAACAAcattactattatttttaattttttttctatttgaaGAAATTAATTCTAAGAGATTATAATTTTACATTTACTTACCGTGATGAATGATAATAAGATTGTATCCTAAACGTATAAATCTTGAAGTTaattaaaggagaaaaaagaggaaaaaaatacatatatcaTTGACTACTTCAACATTAACATAACATATTATTGATCTTCAAGGAGTGTGTGTTTTTAATTCATTCCGattacttaattttttttttttttgaaaattttcaatgtGTATTTTTATTCAATGCAATAAAAAGTTATTGAAAATATATGATTCATATGTCTAATTTACAAATACAAAACTAACAAAATAAAAGGTATTTCGGGTTTAGTATTTCATTTGGTCCTGAATTTTAAACTATAGTTTTAACTCTTTGAGTTTTGAATTTATGGTATTGAAGCCTTCTTTgtttcttatcttttttttttttccattttatatATAATGTGAATTTGAAATAAAACTCATCTCTCAGTGCTCATcaattaaaaatttcaaatctacGAGTGTTGGATTCAATATTTCAAAAGATACTCCATAATTCTTTTTTCCCTGAGTTCAACCACTCCATAAATTTATACTAGAAAAGTAAGCATGACAGTTTGTATGAAAGTTTTAGCAAAAAGTACAATTTTGCTTTAATTGGGTTGATCGACAAATTTCATCGTCCAAATCCAGATTAAATATTTAACCAAATTATATACTAACCACTAGTCTTAGCGGTAACTGGAAGGTGGGGGTTATTATCGTTCTCAATTGCAAGGAAACTAAATTGCATGAAACAAAGAAAACTGTAAATATTATTCAAGTAAAGAAACCCTAGCTTGGGTTATGCCAATCCCTCCCTAACTCAAAGAGTTTCTTCTTTGAAGGATCATTATTTAGT
It includes:
- the LOC103491682 gene encoding L-ascorbate oxidase homolog gives rise to the protein MAGLMFTTLLCLSAAAMTTMVRGEDPYFFFTWNVTYGTISPLGVPQQGILINGQFPGPNINSTTNNNLVINVFNNLDEPFLLHWSGIQHRKNSWQDGLLGTNCPIPPGTNFTYHFQVKDQIGSFFYYPSTAMHRAAGGFGGLRVNSRLLIPVPYADPEDDYTVLIGDWYTKSHTTLKQFLDSGRSIARPDGVLINGKTAKGDGTDEPLFTMKPGKTYKYRVCNVGLKTSLNFRFQGHTMKLVEMEGSHTVQNDYKSLDVHVGQCFSVLVTADQEPKDYYMVASTRFIKSALVGKGIVRYTNGKGPASPELPNAPMGWAWSLNQFRTFRWNLTASAARPNPQGSYHYGSINITRTIKLVNSASKVDGKLRYAINGVSHVDPETPLKLAEYFGVTDKVFKYDTISDEGLAEGATTVTVAPNVVNTTFRNFIEIIFENHEKSLQSWHLDGYSFFAVAIEPGRWTPEKRSDYNLLDAVSRHTIQVFPKSWAAILLTFDNAGMWNLRSELAENRYLGQQLYMSVQSPARSLRDEYNIPDNTLLCGLVKDLPLPKPYTI